Within Williamwhitmania taraxaci, the genomic segment TAGACCGGATACTGAAGACTGAAGACCAGAGACCGAAGACCGGAGACTGTAGACCGGAGACTGGAGACTGTAGACCGGATACTGGAGACTGAAGACTGAAGACTGTAGACCGAAGTCCGAAGACCGAAGACCGAAGTCCGAAGTCCGAAGTCCGAAGACCGAAGTCCGAAGTCCGAAGACTTTAGACTGTAGACTGTAGACCGGATACTGGAGACTGAAAACTGTTGACTGTTGACTGTTACGACGCCCTGAGCTCCCGCATCAGAGAGGCTACACTTCCCATCTTTACCGAAACAGCGTTGGGTTTGGATAGAATAAATTCAGTAGGAAATCCTGAGCATATCTCAATGCATAGCGGCAGGTTTTGTTCCATCGACGGAGTAAACCCGTTTCGGTAAAGAGCATTGGCTACCCAATGACGGATAAGGCCATCGCCAATAAGTTCAATCTCCCTACTAAAAGGATTCTCGGTCCTAAAGGTTCCACTATGGTTATCGAAGATGATTCCATCGCGGCCAAAGAACGCCTTTAGCTTACCTTGAAGCAGCAAATCTTCAGGCGAACCACACTCGAAACTCTTTTCTCCGTCGATAAGCCAGATGGTATCGGAAAAGCGCAATGCCTGTTCGAGGTCGTGAGTAGAAAGTAACACGGCCTTTTCGTGCTCCGAGGCTAATTGGTGCAGCAAATTCATAAGTTCAATCCGACTGGGAAGGTCAAGAAATGCGGTGGGTTCATCGAGAATCACGATTGGGGTTTCCTGAGCTAAGGCCTTTGCCACCATCACCTTTTGGCGTTCGCCATCGCTTAACTCATTGAGCATTCTATCGGCAAATGAGCTCATGCCCACTGCCTGTAGCGACTCCTCCACTTTTGCATGATCTTCGGCCGAAAGTTTGGCAAAGAAACCCGTATAGGGATATCGTCCCGTAGAAACCAACTCATAAACCGACAGTCCTATCTGCGAGATATTTTCAGTAAGCACAACGGATACCAGCTTGGATATCTCCCGCTCCGATAGTTTTCCTATTGGCTTTCCATGAACCAACACCTCCCCCTTTAATGGATCTGAAAACCCAGCGAGACAGCGGATAAGAGTCGACTTCCCCACTCCATTTTGCCCCATCAACGAGGTTAACTCACCTGCCCTCAACTCAAGATTTAGGCCACGCTGCACTTCGAGTGTGCCTTCCTTCTTGTTGGAATAGCCTATTGTTAAGCCTTTGGCCGATAATACTACTTCCATACTATCATCTCCATTTATATTGTAATTCGTTGGCGCCGTTTATCCAAAATAACCCAGATCACTATAGGTGCCCCCATAAATGAAGTCACTGCATTTATGGGTAAAGCACCCTCAAGTCCGGGTAGCCTTGCAATTAGGTTACACAGCAGCGCAATAAACATTCCCGTTAATAATGTAATGGGGAGCAAGACGGTATGCTCATTACGTCCTA encodes:
- a CDS encoding ABC transporter ATP-binding protein; the encoded protein is MEVVLSAKGLTIGYSNKKEGTLEVQRGLNLELRAGELTSLMGQNGVGKSTLIRCLAGFSDPLKGEVLVHGKPIGKLSEREISKLVSVVLTENISQIGLSVYELVSTGRYPYTGFFAKLSAEDHAKVEESLQAVGMSSFADRMLNELSDGERQKVMVAKALAQETPIVILDEPTAFLDLPSRIELMNLLHQLASEHEKAVLLSTHDLEQALRFSDTIWLIDGEKSFECGSPEDLLLQGKLKAFFGRDGIIFDNHSGTFRTENPFSREIELIGDGLIRHWVANALYRNGFTPSMEQNLPLCIEICSGFPTEFILSKPNAVSVKMGSVASLMRELRAS